The Actinocatenispora sera genome has a window encoding:
- a CDS encoding putative quinol monooxygenase, with product MIFITAKFSVRPADADRWPDIVADFTEATRAEPGCLWFEWSRSLADPTEYVLVEAFRDDAAGASHVQSAHFRAAQRTLPPYLTATPRIVNATVDQDDWSLLGEMAVD from the coding sequence ATGATCTTCATCACGGCGAAGTTCTCGGTCCGCCCGGCCGACGCGGACCGCTGGCCGGACATCGTCGCCGACTTCACCGAGGCGACCCGGGCCGAGCCGGGTTGCCTGTGGTTCGAGTGGTCCCGCAGCCTGGCCGACCCGACCGAGTACGTGCTGGTGGAGGCGTTCCGGGACGACGCCGCCGGCGCGAGCCACGTGCAGTCGGCGCACTTTCGCGCCGCGCAGCGCACGCTGCCGCCGTACCTGACCGCGACCCCACGCATCGTCAACGCGACGGTGGACCAGGACGACTGGT